Genomic window (Hydrogenimonas cancrithermarum):
GCGGCGGGAAAGAAGTGTTTCGTTGATCGCACGTTCGACTTTGTTTACGTTTTTTATTCTGCCGCTTTTGAAGCGGTAGATCGTGATGCCGTCGAGCGTATCGACCGATTTTTTTCGTTTGGAACCAGGGGCGGGTGTGACAACCGTCACTTCATGCCCCTCTTTTTTCAACCGGCACGCGAGTTCATGCATCATTTTGGCACCGATTTTTATACTGTCCGGCAGGTAGTCGTCGATAATGAGGCAGATTTTCATCTCAAAGCCGCTTTTGCCATACCGTTCGATTCACATAATCGGTGTAGGAGAGGATGATGCGAACGACCTTGTCCGATACATTCGGCATCGAGTAGTCGGCGACCTCTCTCAATGTATCCGGTTTTTGTGTTTCGAGAACTTTCAATCCCTGCATGACACGCTCTTTTTTAAGCCCTACCATCATCACGCTCGCCTCTTCCATCGCTTCGGGACGCTCGTGTGCTTCGCGAATATTGAGTGCCGGGAATTTCAGAATCGAAGACTCTTCGCTGATCGTTCCACTGTCGCTGAGAACCGCTTTCGCATCCATCTGGAGCCGTACATAATCGTTGAAGCCGAGGGGTTTGAGGAGTTCGATCTTCGGATGAAAAACGATCTTTTTCTCGTCGATCCTCTTTCGGGTCCTCGGATGGGTCGATACGATGACGGGCAGGCCGTAGGTTTCGGCGATGGCATTGAGCGTCTCTACCAGTGCTTCGAAGTTTCGGTCGCTGGCGATATTCTCTTCCCTGTGTGCCGAAACGACGAAATATTTCCCTTTTTTCAAAGAAAGCCTGTCGAGAATATCCGAGGCTTCGATGTCTTCGAGTTTGCTTTGAATCACTTCGTACATCGGGCTGCCGGTTTTTATGATTCTATCGGCGGGAAGGCCTTCGCGAAGCAGATACTCCCTCGCGATATCGCTGTAGGTCAGATTGACATCGCTGATATGATCGACGATTTTTCGATTCGTCTCTTCCGGAACGCGCTGGTCGAAGCATCGGTTTCCCGCCTCCATATGAAAAATGGGAATTTTTCTCTTTTTCGCGGGGATGGCGCAAAGGCAGCTGTTGGTATCGCCCAAAACCAAGAAAGCGTCCGGTTTTATCTTCTCCAGCAGCGGATCGATCCTGATCAGGATGTTACCGATCGTTTCGGCCGGCGTACCGAGAGCGGCATCGAGAAAATAGTCGGGTTTGCGAAGGCCGAAATCTTTGAAAAAGACTTCGTTCAACTCATAATCGTAATTCTGCCCGGTATGGACGATAACATGGTCGATCGCTTCCGTGGCATCCAGCTTTTTTATGACGGCGGCAAGGCGGATAATCTCCGGCCGTGTTCCGACGACGGTCATCACTTTCAGTCGTTTCATTTCAAACCTTCAAAAAGTAAGTATCGGGATTTTCGGGGTCGTATGTCTCGTTGGCCCAAATGAGCAGTATCATCTCTTCGTCGCCGATGTTGGTGATATCGTGGGTATAGCCCGGGATCATTTCGAAAACCTCCATCTTTTCGTCACTCGCCCGATACTCGATGATTTCGTCACTGTGAATCTGGCGTAGTTTGATGCTGGCTTTTCCTTTGACGACGAGGAACTTTTCGTTTTTCGTGTTGTGATAGTGGTTTCCGCGGGTGATACCCGGTGCCGTCGTCGAAACGGAGAACTGTCCGCTGTCTATGGTCTTTAGAAACTCGTAGAACGTTCCCCTCTCGTCTTCGTGTCCCTGAAGTTCATAGGAAAATCTATCTGTCGGCAGAAAGCTGAGATAGGTTGCATAAAGCGCTCTTTCGAAACCTTGGCCGACACGGGGAACGAGAAGCGTCTCCCTGCTCGCTTTGAATGCCTGCAGAAGGTCACGGATCTCTCCGAGGCTCTTTTTGTAGACGGGAGAGATATCCGGATAGACAACGCCCGATTTTCCGTTCTCTTCCAGATGCCTGACGAAATGGCCCACGACATCGTCGATATAGACGAGGCTGAGTTCGACGTTTTCGTCACTGATCTGAATCGGTATGTCGCGTGCGATGTTGTAGCACCATGTCGCGATGACGGTATTGTAGTTCGGCCGCGACCATTTTCCGAATACGTTGGGAAGGCGGTAGATATAGACGGTGGCATCGTTTTGTTTGGCATAGGCTTTTAAAACTTCTTCGCCTTCGCGTTTGCTTTTGCCGTAATCGTTGTTGCGTTCGGCCTGGATCGACGAGCTCATGAGAATCGGCGTTTTCTTGCCATTTCGGGCTAGAATATCGACGAGCTGTCTCGTCAGGTCACGATTGCCCTCGTAGAACTCTTCCGGTTTTTCCGGGCGGTTGACGCCGGCCAGATGAAAGATGAAATCCGCTTCCAGCGCCACTTTTTCCAGCGTTTCCGGAGTGTCGTCTTTCTCGAATGTCAGAGCTTCCACACCCTCCATCCGCCCGATGCGTTCCATAAGGTTTTTTCCGATAAACCCGCCGCTTCCGGTTACGAGAACTTTCATCAGATGACTCCGAACTCTTTCAGGTCCTCCTGGATTTCACGAAGATTGAAGAGCATTTCGCGAAGCTCCTCCTCGTTGAGGCGGTAGGTGTTGTGGGAGTGGTATTCGTCTGCCTGGGTGATGACGTCCTGCCCCTCTTCGAAATATTTGTCGTAGTTGAGGTCTCTGTTGTCGGCGGGAATGCGGTAGTAGTCTCCCATGTCGATGGCCCGTACCATCTCCTCTTTCGTCAAAAGCGACTCGTAGAGCTTCTCCCCATGGCGCGTTCCGATGATCTTGACGGTATGATCGGGCCGGCCGAGCATGTTTTTCAGCGTATTCGCGAGGAGTTCTATCGTCGCGGCGGGGGCTTTCTGTACGAAAATATCGCCGTTCCTGCCGTTTTTGAATGCGAAAAGAACCAGTTCGACCGCCTGGTCGAGACTCATCATGAAGCGTGTCATCGAAGGATCCGTTATCGTGATCTCCTTGCCCTGGCGAATCTGGTCGATGAAAAGAGGAATGACGGAACCGCGTGAAGCCATGACGTTGCCGTAGCGCGTACATGCGATGGTGATCTGTTCGTCATCCAGGTTGCGGGATTTCGCGACAGCCACTTTTTCCATCATCGCTTTGGAGACACCCATCGCGTTGATGGGGTAGACCGCTTTGTCCGTGCTGAGTACGATGACCTTTTTAACGCCGGCTTCGATAGCGCAGTTCAAGACGTTTTCTGTACCGACGACATTGGTTTTGACCGCCTGCATCGGATGAAATTCGCAGGAAGGAACCTGTTTGAGCGCAGCGGCGTGGAAAATATAATCGACGCCGCGCATGACATCGACGACCGAGTTGACGTCGCGTACATCACCTAGATAAAATTTCAGTTTCGGATTTTTGTAGAACTTGCGCATATCGTCCTGCTTCTTCTCGTCGCGTGAAAAGATGCGGATCTCTTTGATATCCGAATCCAAAAATCTTCGTAAAACGGCGTTTCCGAACGAACCCGTTCCGCCTGTAATCAAAAGTGTTTTGTCTTTAAACATTCTTTTCCTTTTCTTTGTTTTTCATTTCTATATATTTTACATCGATTAAAAAAGTCCACCATAATCCTTGCAGAAAATGATAGATGAATCCCGGTTTTCCATCCAGGAATCCAAGTTTTAAAAAATAACGATAAAAATAGTAGATAAATGGGCGAACCAGCGGTGGCATCAAGGGATTCCAAATATATTCGCGAATCCAACGTTTTCTTTGTGCCTGCGTACCGAAAAGGTCGGCAAATTCATCTTTTTTTTCATTCTTTTTACGTTCATCGTATTTGATAAGCTCCAAGGCTTCGTATGTCGCATATTTGTTGTGTTTCGATATCCATTCCGTTATGCCTTTGTGATCATCGTGAATGAAATCGTTTTTCAGTTCTCCAACGATACCGTTGATAACCACATGTTCATTCATGTCCCGATCGACGGAAGCTTTTTCTTTCCTGAAAAGGCGCAAAATTTTCGTTCCGTAATATCCACCGTGTTTGATCCATCGACCCATGAAATAGAACCTGAATTTGATCATATATCCATCTGCACGTGGATTGTCGAGTTCTTTTTCGATTTCCTGTTTGAGCTCCGGCGGTAGATATTCATCGGCATCGAGGAAGAGCATCCATTCCGTCTTTATTGGAAGCTCTTTGATCGCATAATTTCTTTGGGCGGCATAATTATCAAATTTCCTGTAAAAAGTTTTTGCACCGAGGCTTTCCGCGATTTCTACGGTTTTGTCCATTGAGCCACTGTCGAGTACAAAAACCTCTTTTGCCCATCCTACTACGTTGCCCACGGAATGTTCAATATTTACTTCTTCATTCAATGTCAAAATAACGACAGTTAGATTGATCAATTCATGCCTTTCAAAAAAATCTGATTTACACAATTATTTTACTAAAAATAACATCTATCTATTATTATAGAAGGACCTTATGCAATGGGTTATCGTGATAACACGTCATTCATGCATGCAATTAGTTTTTCAGCATAATTTTCCCAATGCCACTCGAGCAATTCGTCGTTGAAATTGAATTGGTCGGGCTTTTGAGTGATGATGAATTCGATTTTATCCGCCAAATCTTCAGGATCGTTCCACTGGTAGTAAAGTGCAGCTTCTTTGGATATTTCGCGGTTGATGGGAATATTCGAGCAAAGAGCGGGAAGATGAAAAACTTTGGCTTCAAGCATGGAAAAACCGAATGATTCACACAGTGTCGTGTAAAGCATATAGTCGGATGAAGCATAGAGTTGATTGATCTCTTCCTGAGGAACGAAACCGACGAAACGGATGATGTCATCCAAGTCATGTTGTTCAATCGACTTGGTCAATTCATCGTAATACTCAGGTTCGTCCGATTTCGCAAAGGTACAAATTACTTCAAATGGAGGCAGCAATCTGTTTTTTTCGAATTTGACTATTTTGAGTGCATCGAGAAGAATATGGATACCCTTGTGACGGGCTAGGTGAGATGGATAAAGGAATGTCGTGACTGTACTGTTTTCTTTTTTTGTAATGTTCGTTGTTTGTCCGATACGACAGAACTCCTTTTCCGATGCGTGGTAAAGAATATCTATTTTATTTTCCGGTATATTTAGTGTATCGATCAGTTGGAGTTTAAGACTTTTACTCGGGGTGATGATTAAATCCGCCCAAATAGCGGAAAGTTTTATAAGAATGCGCTTGATAGCAAAATCTATATGCTGTCGTCGGCCGTATAGATTGCGGATATTTGTGCAAAAATAGAGTGCGTTCATTTCAAAAAGTATATGTTTGCAGGATGCTTTGACCGGTCCGAAATTTGCGAATGAAATTAAAAGGTCTATTTTTTTTTCTTTTATTATTTTGTTGATGTGCCAATTATCCAAGAGAATTCTCTTCCAACCCGAACTGTATGTTTCCGGGAATCTGATTATCTCTACATTACTTTCAAATGCAGAAGTGTCAAATTCATCATTGACAATGACAAGCCATTCGAAATCATGACCAGATTTGGCCAATGCTTTCATCATATTGTTCAAATGCCGTTTGGCACCCCCCATTTTCGCAGAAATGGCATGTACCAAAATTTTCAAGCGAGGTCTCCGTTTCGATAATGCATTTTCAGATATCGTTTGAAATATATTTGATCTCCACCGTTCAATATTGCAGAAAAATCGGAGGGCAATGCATGCTGGGCCAATGAACGTGGAATCAGATTTTTACGATAAGGGGAGAAGTATGAGCCTGGAAGGCAGCTGTAGAGTTTCGAATAGCCAGTTTTTTCCGACTCTTCGATGACGAGATCGGAAAATCTTCCACGTGGAAAGCATAATGACGATATCTGCCTGTCGAACAGGTCTTCAAGCTTTTTTTTCGAAGCTTCAAGCTCATATATCAATCTTTTTCTATCGTGTAGGTCGAGATTCTGGTGAGAGACGCTATGCGAGCCGATGCTCAAATATCCAGAACCGAGCATCTCTTCGATTTCCCCTTTGGTTAAATAGTTTTTTTTATCGATAAAATCTGTTACGAGAAAAAGCTTGACGTGAATCTTTCGATCGATTAGCAATAAAAAATTTTCATACAATCCTCTGAATCCATCGTCGAAGGTTATTTCGATTTCATTTTTTCTATTTGTAATTTCCTGGACCACTGTATAGTTCATATTTTGAATGGTTTCCAGATGTTTCAAAAAGAGTTTGATCGGTGTTGACATCGATGTGTAAGCGGTATTATCATGAATATCATGATAATAGATCACTTTGCTATCTTGATTTCCGTATAGAAGTGCACCAGTGTGCAGCAAAACAGTTTTAACGGCGTTTTTGACCATTTGCATCTTTTATCGCCTGTCTATGAAATTATAGTTGACGAGATTCAAGTCCGGACGATTCAGTTTTTTCAAAATTTCATCATGAAAAAACGGTTGGGTCTCGACAGCACGCCATGCATCGGTCGTACCAGGATGAATACCCAATTCAGTCAAACCATCGGGAATATCGTTCAGAAATTTTTCCAGCCAATCGCTGTCTTCATGATGCTCGAGCATGAAAAAATAGTCAGGATGCTTGGTCCCCCCAAAAAAGAGTCTAAAAATATTGTTTATCAATGATTTTTTGAGATTTTTATTCTGAAAAATATTTTGAGGAATTCTGACGGATGTTATTTTATATTTTTTGAGGATGGGCTTTGCCGCGTGAATGATCTGAGGAAATTTATGCAGATGCCCATGCGAATCGATATGTGAAACGTTGATACCGGCATCGAACAATTGAGATAATTGACACTCCAACTCATGTTGAATATCTTTTTTATTCAGCTTCCACATGAGAGCATTGATGCGTTGCTGGTTGCTATCTTTGAAAACTCTATTTTCCGGTGTTGTCAAAGAGTTTGGTGAAAGAGAATGGGATGCATGGCCATCTACAATATTGAAATGGAGGCCGAATGAAAACCTATCCTGATTTTTTTTCGCATATTCTATGGCTTTTGGGGTTCCGGGCATGCCTGTCATGATAGTCGCACTGGTCAATACTCCTTTTTCGAAAAGTTTTATCGTTGCTGCAACCGTCTCTTCATCCCATCCAAAGTCATCGGCATTGATTATCAAATATTTTGTCATCTCTCTTCTCCATGTAATTTTTCATGGCAATAGTCGATTGCCGATATAAGATTTGTTTTATACATTTCATAATTCCAACTGTTTCGCATAAGTTCTTCGGCATTACGACTCATTTTTTTATAAAGTAAGGGATCTTCATATATTTTTTTCATAAGCGATGAAAGTTCGTCTATGTTTGTCGGATCAAAAACGAATCCCGTTTCCTTTCCGAGAATCAGATCGTAAATTGCACCAACACGATTGGATGCAAGTACCGGCAAACCTGCGGAAAGGGCTTCGTTGACGACAAGTCCCCAGGGTTCGTATAGTGATGGAATCACTAGGAGATGAGAAGTATGATAAGCTTCGACGAGATTACGGCCAAACTTGGCTCCTTCGAAGTGGATATTTGGCGCATCGGCATAGCGTGATTTCAGCGATTCGAGCGATGATCCCCGTCCGACGATACGCAGAAAAACGGTAGTTTCGTCTCCAAAAGCTTTTTGGAAACTTTGGATAAGCATTTCCACATTTTTATGCGGAATGATGCGTCCAACGTAAAGAAAGGTGAAAGGGGACTCCGGTTTGGGGCGATTGGCAAAAAAAGTTTCGTTGTTCACCATCATTGGCATCAAAAAGATTCGCTCTTCGGCCATGCCGTAACGGCGAAAGAGCTCCTTGTGGCCGTAACTTCCCCCGGCGAAGCCGAGAACAAAAGAGCGTTTGAAAATAGTTTGAAGATAGAGTTTTTTTACGAATCTCTTGATGCCGCCGATCTCTTTGTATTGCGTATCGGAGTCGATGGCGATGTATTTCCTGCCACCCAGTATCCATGAAGTCAGGAAAAATAGAAGAAACTCCGTAGTGTTATAACCGTTGAAAATGAAAAAATCGTATCGTCGCCAGATATTTCGCAGTTTGGCGATTCTCTGGAAGCATCCCATATTTTCAAAAATATCGCCTTCCGGTGTCTTGTCACTTTGAGCAATAAGCGGGCGGTCGTGAAAAAAGATGTGGCCGATTCCAAGCGGTTTGTAAATATTTTCGACGATATCGA
Coding sequences:
- a CDS encoding polysaccharide deacetylase family protein, with protein sequence MVKNAVKTVLLHTGALLYGNQDSKVIYYHDIHDNTAYTSMSTPIKLFLKHLETIQNMNYTVVQEITNRKNEIEITFDDGFRGLYENFLLLIDRKIHVKLFLVTDFIDKKNYLTKGEIEEMLGSGYLSIGSHSVSHQNLDLHDRKRLIYELEASKKKLEDLFDRQISSLCFPRGRFSDLVIEESEKTGYSKLYSCLPGSYFSPYRKNLIPRSLAQHALPSDFSAILNGGDQIYFKRYLKMHYRNGDLA
- a CDS encoding glycosyltransferase family 2 protein, yielding MINLTVVILTLNEEVNIEHSVGNVVGWAKEVFVLDSGSMDKTVEIAESLGAKTFYRKFDNYAAQRNYAIKELPIKTEWMLFLDADEYLPPELKQEIEKELDNPRADGYMIKFRFYFMGRWIKHGGYYGTKILRLFRKEKASVDRDMNEHVVINGIVGELKNDFIHDDHKGITEWISKHNKYATYEALELIKYDERKKNEKKDEFADLFGTQAQRKRWIREYIWNPLMPPLVRPFIYYFYRYFLKLGFLDGKPGFIYHFLQGLWWTFLIDVKYIEMKNKEKEKNV
- the wecB gene encoding non-hydrolyzing UDP-N-acetylglucosamine 2-epimerase → MKRLKVMTVVGTRPEIIRLAAVIKKLDATEAIDHVIVHTGQNYDYELNEVFFKDFGLRKPDYFLDAALGTPAETIGNILIRIDPLLEKIKPDAFLVLGDTNSCLCAIPAKKRKIPIFHMEAGNRCFDQRVPEETNRKIVDHISDVNLTYSDIAREYLLREGLPADRIIKTGSPMYEVIQSKLEDIEASDILDRLSLKKGKYFVVSAHREENIASDRNFEALVETLNAIAETYGLPVIVSTHPRTRKRIDEKKIVFHPKIELLKPLGFNDYVRLQMDAKAVLSDSGTISEESSILKFPALNIREAHERPEAMEEASVMMVGLKKERVMQGLKVLETQKPDTLREVADYSMPNVSDKVVRIILSYTDYVNRTVWQKRL
- a CDS encoding carbohydrate deacetylase, with the protein product MTKYLIINADDFGWDEETVAATIKLFEKGVLTSATIMTGMPGTPKAIEYAKKNQDRFSFGLHFNIVDGHASHSLSPNSLTTPENRVFKDSNQQRINALMWKLNKKDIQHELECQLSQLFDAGINVSHIDSHGHLHKFPQIIHAAKPILKKYKITSVRIPQNIFQNKNLKKSLINNIFRLFFGGTKHPDYFFMLEHHEDSDWLEKFLNDIPDGLTELGIHPGTTDAWRAVETQPFFHDEILKKLNRPDLNLVNYNFIDRR
- a CDS encoding polysaccharide biosynthesis C-terminal domain-containing protein — translated: MKVLVTGSGGFIGKNLMERIGRMEGVEALTFEKDDTPETLEKVALEADFIFHLAGVNRPEKPEEFYEGNRDLTRQLVDILARNGKKTPILMSSSIQAERNNDYGKSKREGEEVLKAYAKQNDATVYIYRLPNVFGKWSRPNYNTVIATWCYNIARDIPIQISDENVELSLVYIDDVVGHFVRHLEENGKSGVVYPDISPVYKKSLGEIRDLLQAFKASRETLLVPRVGQGFERALYATYLSFLPTDRFSYELQGHEDERGTFYEFLKTIDSGQFSVSTTAPGITRGNHYHNTKNEKFLVVKGKASIKLRQIHSDEIIEYRASDEKMEVFEMIPGYTHDITNIGDEEMILLIWANETYDPENPDTYFLKV
- a CDS encoding glycosyltransferase family 4 protein, whose product is MSLKTFAFLVEPSSYTLDIVENIYKPLGIGHIFFHDRPLIAQSDKTPEGDIFENMGCFQRIAKLRNIWRRYDFFIFNGYNTTEFLLFFLTSWILGGRKYIAIDSDTQYKEIGGIKRFVKKLYLQTIFKRSFVLGFAGGSYGHKELFRRYGMAEERIFLMPMMVNNETFFANRPKPESPFTFLYVGRIIPHKNVEMLIQSFQKAFGDETTVFLRIVGRGSSLESLKSRYADAPNIHFEGAKFGRNLVEAYHTSHLLVIPSLYEPWGLVVNEALSAGLPVLASNRVGAIYDLILGKETGFVFDPTNIDELSSLMKKIYEDPLLYKKMSRNAEELMRNSWNYEMYKTNLISAIDYCHEKLHGEER
- a CDS encoding polysaccharide biosynthesis protein — protein: MFKDKTLLITGGTGSFGNAVLRRFLDSDIKEIRIFSRDEKKQDDMRKFYKNPKLKFYLGDVRDVNSVVDVMRGVDYIFHAAALKQVPSCEFHPMQAVKTNVVGTENVLNCAIEAGVKKVIVLSTDKAVYPINAMGVSKAMMEKVAVAKSRNLDDEQITIACTRYGNVMASRGSVIPLFIDQIRQGKEITITDPSMTRFMMSLDQAVELVLFAFKNGRNGDIFVQKAPAATIELLANTLKNMLGRPDHTVKIIGTRHGEKLYESLLTKEEMVRAIDMGDYYRIPADNRDLNYDKYFEEGQDVITQADEYHSHNTYRLNEEELREMLFNLREIQEDLKEFGVI
- a CDS encoding glycosyltransferase, with protein sequence MKILVHAISAKMGGAKRHLNNMMKALAKSGHDFEWLVIVNDEFDTSAFESNVEIIRFPETYSSGWKRILLDNWHINKIIKEKKIDLLISFANFGPVKASCKHILFEMNALYFCTNIRNLYGRRQHIDFAIKRILIKLSAIWADLIITPSKSLKLQLIDTLNIPENKIDILYHASEKEFCRIGQTTNITKKENSTVTTFLYPSHLARHKGIHILLDALKIVKFEKNRLLPPFEVICTFAKSDEPEYYDELTKSIEQHDLDDIIRFVGFVPQEEINQLYASSDYMLYTTLCESFGFSMLEAKVFHLPALCSNIPINREISKEAALYYQWNDPEDLADKIEFIITQKPDQFNFNDELLEWHWENYAEKLIACMNDVLSR